The sequence CAGTTTGCCGACCATGTGCGCCTGTACGGTATGTCTGTTGCTCAGGAACTAGCTGGTTACGTGCTGAGACATGGCCACTCGGGCCTAAACAACATTGCAGTCCGCGACTGGGTCTTCTTTGCAACCGATGAAGAATTCAAGCACGTGCGCGAGACCATCTACGAGCTACTCCGGTCGATGGAAGCCTTGCCACGTACCGAAGGACGAATTAAGCGGCGGACGTTTTTGATGGGACATCCATTACCGGCTTTCTCGATGGCGGAGAATAAGGAGAAAAGGACCGCATAATGCTTCTCGTAGGAGGTTGCAATGTCGAAAAACATCTATCTGGCTCTGGCCGATCAAGGTAAAAACGCTTGGTGGCGTTATCTGGTAGGAATGCTCATTGCTGTGGCAGTGTGGATAGTCGGTTCTGCCCTAATTACTCTGCCTTTGGCCA comes from Chloroflexus sp. Y-396-1 and encodes:
- a CDS encoding helix-turn-helix domain-containing protein is translated as MRIFHALNGVELSINQLAKGLPDVPKPSLYRHIHTMLDASVIRVTRTQLVNGIEERFYTAYEGLIDPADVFQPDGLDQFADHVRLYGMSVAQELAGYVLRHGHSGLNNIAVRDWVFFATDEEFKHVRETIYELLRSMEALPRTEGRIKRRTFLMGHPLPAFSMAENKEKRTA